In Rhodothermus marinus DSM 4252, a single genomic region encodes these proteins:
- a CDS encoding histidine kinase, with protein sequence MSSLRRRLGLSLLPLVTLVALWPVGRILHDSWEVVRLTGQVPEAPPGGFDWVHWVSEEGRIVAGYVFPGGPAARAGIREGDVFYLLDFQQFFNLEDLKQAIDGQPPGSVHTYALFRDGNYLEARVRFTRYPTFLYPLSPSLWQFSLWGFALGAFVHVLALLLLFPLARHGRRARFSLLLICVSALWFFSNLGRLLQVTFLGPPYPDGLQDRVFQLLTFTGLVGWIGFPALLLRQIVHDLRLHRPAFYHRIGHVPPLVLAAAVVLTTFHPGALPFTLEALIAPILFYVCCYVGLAAGLILLLGTGRSTTSESWNRSGSWLTLAFSVLLGLSVLDVVPLFGLVTDSMVGWVIVGAQLLALAPIGLVSLATLKLGKVDLVLERTLVYGTVLGAIFLAFVGGMSLMEPLLARMNTPWQVVGGLYVVLLLVFFERLAHWLRRELPAFFSTERQRTRQLLSHFQEQMTQLFSFEALARRTVEVVAEAFRVRSVRIFFRPDESLPWFSAAYHPEPPYLTERIVEAIWPHFREEGRIWARNPELSEARLPQELQALLESRHVALVIPIIAEQRPLGLLALGPRRNRHEFYNLEDLDLLRMLGGQLALAIERLYLVERERALIRQNAEAQLVALRAQINPHFLFNALNTIAALINEHPEKAEAVVEHLAAIFRHTLNTGGRSFVSLDEELQLVRHYLEIERARFGEKLSVAIEWPAELSAFPVPAFAVQTLAENAVKHGLEKLRTGGAVQIRARRLEDGLVEILVADTGAGIPWLWEQNGQPGEGPLPFFGLGLRNVMARLEQLYGRRDLLRFESAPGQGTRVRLLLPPVPQPEPTSPVN encoded by the coding sequence GTGTCGTCTCTCCGCCGTCGTCTGGGCCTGAGCCTGCTGCCACTGGTGACGCTGGTGGCGCTGTGGCCGGTCGGCCGGATCCTTCATGACAGCTGGGAGGTGGTCCGGCTGACGGGACAGGTGCCCGAAGCGCCACCCGGTGGCTTCGACTGGGTGCACTGGGTGTCGGAAGAGGGGCGCATCGTGGCCGGCTACGTCTTCCCCGGTGGCCCGGCCGCCCGCGCCGGCATCCGGGAAGGCGACGTATTCTACCTGCTGGACTTCCAGCAATTTTTCAACCTGGAAGATCTCAAACAGGCCATCGACGGCCAGCCGCCCGGCAGCGTGCACACCTACGCGCTGTTTCGGGACGGCAATTATCTGGAAGCGCGCGTGCGCTTTACGCGCTATCCCACGTTTCTCTATCCCCTCTCGCCCTCGCTCTGGCAGTTTTCGCTCTGGGGCTTTGCGCTGGGAGCCTTTGTACACGTGCTGGCGCTGCTGCTGCTGTTTCCGCTGGCCCGCCACGGCCGCCGCGCCCGCTTTTCGCTGCTGCTCATCTGCGTTTCGGCGCTCTGGTTCTTCAGCAACCTGGGCCGACTGCTGCAGGTGACCTTTCTGGGGCCGCCTTATCCCGACGGCCTGCAGGACCGGGTGTTTCAACTGCTGACGTTTACCGGTCTGGTCGGCTGGATCGGCTTTCCGGCGCTGCTGCTCCGGCAGATTGTCCATGACCTGCGCCTGCATCGCCCGGCCTTCTACCATCGCATCGGGCACGTGCCACCGCTGGTCCTGGCCGCTGCCGTGGTGCTGACGACCTTCCACCCCGGTGCATTGCCGTTCACACTGGAAGCCCTGATTGCGCCGATTCTGTTCTACGTCTGCTGCTACGTGGGGCTGGCCGCCGGCCTGATCCTGCTGCTTGGCACCGGCCGAAGCACCACTTCCGAAAGCTGGAATCGTTCGGGCAGCTGGCTGACGCTGGCCTTCTCGGTGCTGCTGGGTCTTTCGGTGCTGGACGTGGTGCCGCTGTTCGGGCTGGTCACCGACAGCATGGTGGGCTGGGTCATCGTCGGTGCCCAGCTCCTTGCGCTTGCCCCGATCGGGCTGGTCTCGCTGGCCACGCTCAAGCTGGGCAAGGTGGATCTGGTGCTGGAGCGCACGCTCGTGTACGGGACCGTGCTGGGCGCCATCTTCCTGGCCTTTGTTGGCGGCATGTCGCTGATGGAACCCCTGCTGGCCCGGATGAACACCCCCTGGCAGGTGGTGGGCGGCCTGTATGTCGTGCTCCTGCTCGTGTTTTTCGAGCGGTTGGCCCACTGGTTACGCCGCGAACTGCCCGCCTTCTTTTCGACGGAGCGCCAGCGCACGCGCCAGCTGCTCAGCCATTTCCAGGAGCAGATGACCCAGCTTTTCAGCTTCGAGGCGCTGGCGCGACGGACGGTCGAGGTCGTAGCCGAGGCGTTTCGGGTACGCTCCGTACGCATCTTTTTCCGTCCAGACGAATCGTTGCCCTGGTTTTCGGCCGCCTACCATCCGGAGCCCCCGTATCTGACCGAACGCATCGTGGAAGCGATCTGGCCGCATTTTCGGGAGGAAGGACGCATCTGGGCCCGCAATCCCGAACTGAGCGAAGCCCGCCTGCCGCAGGAACTGCAGGCCCTCCTCGAAAGCCGGCATGTGGCCCTGGTCATTCCCATCATCGCCGAACAGCGCCCGCTGGGATTGCTTGCCCTGGGCCCGCGACGCAACCGCCACGAATTTTACAATCTGGAAGATCTGGACCTGCTGCGTATGCTCGGCGGCCAGCTGGCGCTGGCCATCGAACGCCTCTACCTGGTCGAACGCGAGCGGGCCCTGATCCGCCAGAATGCCGAAGCGCAACTGGTCGCCCTGCGCGCCCAGATCAATCCGCACTTTCTGTTCAATGCGCTCAACACCATTGCTGCGCTGATCAACGAGCACCCGGAAAAGGCCGAAGCCGTGGTCGAGCACCTGGCCGCGATTTTCCGCCACACCCTGAACACAGGCGGGCGGTCGTTCGTCTCGCTGGACGAAGAACTGCAGCTCGTGAGGCACTACCTGGAAATCGAGCGGGCACGCTTCGGGGAGAAGCTTTCGGTCGCCATCGAATGGCCCGCCGAGCTGAGCGCGTTCCCTGTTCCGGCGTTTGCGGTGCAGACGCTGGCCGAAAACGCCGTCAAACATGGCCTGGAGAAACTACGCACCGGCGGTGCCGTTCAGATCCGGGCCCGGCGCCTCGAAGATGGGCTGGTTGAAATCCTGGTTGCCGACACCGGCGCAGGCATCCCGTGGCTCTGGGAGCAGAACGGACAGCCCGGAGAAGGCCCCCTGCCCTTTTTCGGACTGGGCCTGCGCAACGTCATGGCCCGGCTGGAACAACTCTACGGGCGCCGCGATCTGCTTCGCTTCGAAAGCGCACCGGGACAGGGCACCCGCGTGCGCCTGCTGCTCCCGCCGGTTCCTCAGCCCGAACCGACTTCGCCCGTGAATTAA
- a CDS encoding LytR/AlgR family response regulator transcription factor, which yields MLRILIVDDEPPARRRLRKLLEPLRASGRVAAIEEAADGVEALEKLQQQTFDLLLLDVRMPELDGFEVLERIDPNRRPFVVFTTAYDDYALKAFEAHAIDYLLKPINQERLLEAVARVEQLQTTAQLREQEERLSRLLDWLESQQQQAAPAPGPATSYLEQLSVSYRDRILIIPVTRLVSAEIHDGITRLYVLEEEPGAPPRLRQHVVSYTLDQLEARLNPHDFMRVHRSAIVQLRHIRELIPWFSGRYKLKLTGDHEVIASRERSKLLKERLVL from the coding sequence ATGCTTCGCATCCTGATCGTGGACGACGAACCACCGGCCCGACGCCGATTGCGCAAACTGCTCGAGCCGCTGCGGGCTTCCGGCCGGGTGGCGGCCATCGAGGAGGCGGCCGACGGCGTCGAGGCCCTCGAAAAACTACAGCAGCAGACGTTCGATCTGTTGCTGCTCGACGTGCGCATGCCGGAGCTGGACGGCTTCGAAGTACTCGAACGCATCGATCCGAATCGGCGGCCGTTCGTCGTCTTTACGACGGCCTACGACGACTACGCGCTGAAAGCGTTCGAGGCGCACGCCATCGACTACCTGCTCAAGCCGATCAACCAGGAGCGCCTGCTGGAAGCCGTCGCCCGCGTCGAGCAACTGCAGACCACCGCCCAGCTCCGGGAGCAGGAAGAACGTCTGTCCAGATTGCTGGACTGGCTCGAATCGCAACAGCAACAGGCAGCGCCCGCCCCTGGACCCGCAACGTCGTATCTCGAACAACTGTCCGTTAGCTATCGGGATCGCATCCTGATCATTCCCGTCACCCGACTGGTCTCCGCCGAAATTCATGACGGCATTACGCGGCTGTATGTGCTGGAGGAAGAGCCCGGGGCACCGCCACGGTTGCGCCAGCACGTGGTCAGCTACACGCTGGATCAACTGGAAGCCCGCCTGAACCCGCACGATTTCATGCGGGTGCATCGCTCGGCGATCGTCCAGCTCCGACACATCCGGGAGCTGATCCCCTGGTTCAGCGGCCGCTACAAACTGAAGCTGACCGGAGACCACGAGGTGATCGCCAGCCGCGAACGGTCCAAACTGCTCAAAGAACGGCTTGTACTCTGA
- the dnaK gene encoding molecular chaperone DnaK, with protein sequence MGKIIGIDLGTTNSVVAVMEGGEPKVIINPEGSRVTPSVVAFTADGERLVGAPAKRQAITNPKNTIFSIKRFMGRFYDEVTEEISMVPYKVVRGENNTVRVEVEVGGEKRLYTPQEISAMILQKLKQTAEEYLGEPVTEAVITVPAYFNDAQRKATKEAGEIAGLKVRRILNEPTAAALAYGLDKKDKELKIAVYDLGGGTYDISILELGDGVFEVKATNGDTHLGGDNFDQRLIDYIADEFQKQEGIDLRKDPMALQRLKEAAEKAKIELSSAMKTTVNLPFITATAEGPKHLVMEITRAKFEQLIEDLVARTIPPMEQALKDAKLRKEDIDEVILVGGSTRIPLVQRTVEEFFGKKANKSVNPDEVVAIGAAIQAGVLSGEVQDVLLLDVTPLNLGIETLGGVMTVLIPANTTIPTRKSEIFTTASDNQTSVEIHVLQGNREMAADNRSLGRFILDGIPPAPRGVPQIEVTFDIDANGILHVSARDKATGKEQSIRIEASSGLTPEEIERMREEARRHAAEDRKRREQIEKLNQADSLIYMTEKNLREYGDKLPADKRAKIESALERLKEVHKARNFDELDSAIAQLNQAWNEASQDLYRAQQAAGAQTSDGASAQADSGGVREADYEVIDEDDKDKQ encoded by the coding sequence ATGGGCAAGATTATCGGCATCGACCTGGGCACGACGAACTCGGTGGTGGCCGTCATGGAAGGCGGCGAGCCCAAGGTGATCATCAACCCGGAGGGCTCGCGGGTGACCCCCTCGGTGGTGGCCTTCACAGCGGACGGCGAGCGCCTCGTCGGCGCCCCGGCCAAGCGACAGGCCATTACGAACCCGAAAAACACGATCTTCTCGATCAAGCGCTTCATGGGGCGCTTCTACGACGAGGTGACCGAGGAAATCTCGATGGTGCCCTACAAGGTCGTTCGGGGTGAGAACAACACGGTCCGCGTCGAGGTCGAGGTCGGCGGCGAAAAGCGCCTCTACACGCCGCAGGAGATCTCGGCCATGATTCTGCAGAAGCTGAAACAGACGGCCGAGGAATACCTGGGCGAGCCGGTGACCGAGGCGGTCATCACGGTGCCGGCTTACTTCAACGACGCGCAGCGGAAGGCCACGAAGGAAGCCGGTGAGATCGCCGGCCTGAAGGTGCGTCGGATTCTCAACGAGCCGACCGCTGCGGCCCTGGCCTACGGGCTGGACAAGAAGGACAAAGAACTCAAGATCGCCGTCTACGACCTCGGTGGCGGGACCTATGATATTTCGATCCTGGAGCTGGGCGATGGCGTCTTTGAGGTGAAGGCCACGAACGGCGACACACACCTGGGCGGGGACAACTTCGACCAGCGGCTCATTGACTACATCGCCGACGAATTCCAGAAGCAGGAAGGCATCGACCTGCGGAAAGACCCCATGGCGCTGCAGCGGCTCAAGGAAGCGGCCGAAAAGGCCAAGATCGAGCTGTCCAGCGCCATGAAGACCACGGTCAACCTGCCGTTCATCACGGCGACGGCCGAAGGGCCCAAGCACCTGGTCATGGAGATCACGCGCGCCAAGTTCGAGCAGTTGATCGAAGATCTGGTGGCGCGCACGATCCCGCCCATGGAGCAGGCCCTCAAGGACGCCAAGCTCCGCAAAGAGGACATTGACGAGGTCATCCTCGTCGGTGGTTCGACGCGGATTCCGCTGGTGCAGCGGACCGTCGAAGAGTTCTTCGGCAAGAAGGCCAACAAGTCGGTCAACCCCGACGAGGTGGTGGCCATCGGTGCGGCCATCCAGGCCGGCGTCCTCTCGGGCGAAGTGCAGGATGTGCTCCTGCTGGACGTGACGCCGCTGAACCTGGGTATCGAGACGCTCGGCGGCGTGATGACCGTGCTGATTCCTGCCAACACGACGATTCCGACGCGCAAGAGCGAGATCTTCACGACCGCGTCGGACAACCAGACCTCGGTCGAGATCCACGTCCTGCAGGGCAACCGCGAGATGGCGGCCGACAACCGGAGCCTCGGGCGGTTCATCCTCGACGGTATCCCGCCCGCTCCGCGCGGCGTGCCGCAGATCGAAGTGACTTTCGACATCGACGCCAACGGCATCCTGCACGTGTCGGCGCGCGACAAGGCCACCGGCAAGGAGCAGTCGATCCGCATCGAAGCCTCCAGCGGGCTGACGCCGGAGGAGATCGAGCGGATGCGTGAAGAGGCGCGCCGGCATGCGGCCGAGGACCGGAAGCGGCGCGAACAGATCGAGAAGCTCAACCAGGCCGACTCGCTCATCTACATGACCGAAAAGAACCTGCGCGAGTACGGCGACAAGCTGCCGGCCGACAAGCGGGCGAAGATCGAGTCGGCGCTCGAGCGCCTGAAGGAGGTGCACAAGGCGCGCAACTTCGACGAACTCGACTCGGCGATCGCCCAGCTCAACCAGGCCTGGAACGAAGCCAGCCAGGACCTCTACCGGGCGCAGCAGGCGGCCGGTGCGCAGACGTCCGACGGTGCCTCGGCGCAGGCCGACTCCGGTGGCGTCCGCGAGGCCGACTACGAGGTGATCGACGAGGACGACAAAGACAAGCAGTAA
- the pgsA gene encoding CDP-diacylglycerol--glycerol-3-phosphate 3-phosphatidyltransferase, translating to MRHLPNALTIARIALTPVLLVLLLGGTFTGQLAALGLFVAAAISDYLDGKLARSFRARSRLGQFLDPFADKVLVLGTFVCLAILLPEQVPWWAVGIIAARDLLVTGLRTWAEARGRSLRTLPLAKTKTTVQLVFLIGMLLLLVLRRLPGSVGYYAEQILEGPLPLWLLVGLVALTVLTGLWYVQGMWKQTIVYRHDA from the coding sequence ATGCGCCATCTGCCAAATGCCCTGACCATTGCCCGCATTGCGCTGACGCCGGTCCTGCTGGTGCTGCTGCTCGGCGGGACCTTTACCGGCCAGCTGGCCGCGCTGGGGCTTTTTGTGGCCGCCGCCATTTCGGACTACCTGGACGGCAAGCTGGCCCGCAGCTTCCGGGCGCGCTCGCGGCTGGGCCAGTTCCTGGATCCTTTTGCCGACAAGGTGCTCGTGCTGGGCACGTTTGTTTGTCTGGCCATTCTGCTGCCCGAACAGGTGCCCTGGTGGGCCGTCGGGATTATCGCGGCCCGCGATCTGCTGGTAACCGGATTGCGCACCTGGGCCGAAGCACGTGGCCGGAGCCTGCGCACGCTCCCGCTGGCGAAAACCAAGACCACCGTGCAGCTGGTCTTTCTGATCGGGATGCTGCTGTTGCTGGTGCTGCGCCGGCTTCCGGGATCGGTAGGCTATTATGCGGAGCAGATCCTGGAGGGACCTCTGCCGTTATGGCTGCTTGTAGGCCTGGTGGCGCTGACAGTGCTGACCGGACTCTGGTACGTGCAGGGGATGTGGAAACAGACCATCGTGTATCGCCATGACGCCTGA
- a CDS encoding SpoIID/LytB domain-containing protein translates to MLRGLPILLLLIGAVRTPAAQPVDTLRVQLFTGFQPDVVAVEPTAAARIYAEDFARPLLRLPAGAMLLVDRRGDELRLRTSQGTIFARWIRIYPEEGGHLRLTARRPGQTSGPFTYPGWIQIAPDPSGLQVLNHVALEDYVAAVLAREHHFDDLESTKALAVAIRTYTLRRLQTSDTLLDHAAHQMYEGIDRVTPLIREAVDQTRGEVLTYQGELIEAVYFAASGGHTANNEEVWDGVPQPYLRGQPDPYDRNAPFQHWEASVPRQRLLEILSRKYGTRITGFRIGSHSQDGRVATIELLRERGDPLTIRANEFRLLVNAHFGRHTLRSTFFTARRQGDIYHFEGKGFGHGVGLSQYGALEMSRQGYSYRDILAFYYPDTELHRYEAGALLAAGSPPEPGRPDDFAPPLARTPAASPESTAPAASGATRPVVAVGWSATPARTVERPTRRRIGW, encoded by the coding sequence ATGCTACGAGGCCTCCCCATCCTGCTGCTTCTGATCGGCGCGGTGCGGACGCCGGCCGCCCAACCGGTCGATACGCTCCGCGTGCAACTGTTCACCGGGTTTCAACCCGACGTGGTCGCCGTCGAGCCCACCGCCGCGGCCCGGATCTATGCGGAAGACTTCGCGCGCCCCCTGCTGCGTCTGCCCGCCGGGGCTATGCTGCTGGTGGATCGCCGGGGCGATGAACTGCGCCTGCGCACGTCCCAGGGGACGATCTTCGCCCGGTGGATCCGCATCTACCCGGAGGAAGGCGGGCACCTGCGCCTGACCGCCCGGCGCCCCGGCCAGACGTCCGGTCCGTTCACCTACCCCGGCTGGATCCAGATTGCCCCCGATCCTTCCGGCCTGCAGGTCCTCAATCACGTCGCCCTCGAAGACTACGTGGCGGCCGTGCTGGCCCGCGAGCACCACTTCGACGATCTGGAAAGCACCAAGGCGCTGGCCGTAGCCATCCGCACCTACACGCTGCGTCGTCTGCAAACGAGCGACACGCTGCTGGATCACGCCGCCCACCAGATGTACGAGGGGATCGATCGGGTCACGCCGCTCATCCGCGAGGCCGTCGATCAGACGCGCGGTGAGGTGCTGACCTATCAGGGTGAATTGATCGAAGCGGTCTATTTTGCCGCCAGCGGCGGCCACACCGCCAACAACGAAGAGGTGTGGGATGGCGTCCCCCAGCCTTATCTACGCGGCCAGCCGGATCCGTACGACCGCAACGCCCCCTTCCAGCACTGGGAGGCTTCCGTCCCCCGACAGCGCCTGCTGGAAATTCTTTCCCGGAAATACGGCACGCGCATCACCGGCTTTCGCATCGGCTCGCACAGCCAGGACGGCCGCGTCGCCACGATCGAGCTGCTCCGCGAGCGCGGCGATCCGCTGACGATCCGTGCCAACGAGTTCCGGTTGCTGGTCAACGCGCACTTCGGTCGCCACACGCTGCGCAGCACCTTCTTCACCGCCCGACGTCAGGGCGACATCTATCATTTCGAGGGCAAGGGCTTCGGGCACGGCGTGGGCCTCAGCCAGTACGGCGCGCTGGAGATGTCCCGTCAGGGCTATTCGTACCGGGACATCCTGGCGTTTTACTACCCGGACACCGAACTGCACCGTTACGAGGCCGGGGCGTTGCTGGCCGCCGGTTCGCCTCCGGAACCCGGGCGGCCCGACGACTTTGCGCCCCCACTGGCCCGCACCCCCGCCGCCTCGCCCGAGTCGACCGCTCCGGCCGCTTCAGGCGCAACGCGCCCCGTGGTCGCGGTCGGCTGGAGCGCTACGCCCGCTCGGACGGTCGAACGTCCCACCCGTCGTCGGATCGGCTGGTAG
- a CDS encoding TatD family hydrolase — MVALIDTHVHLYLEAFDEDRDEVVARAREAGVVAMVLPAIDVPSVHRALALCDRYPGVYAMAALHPSETRTATEADFEEIVRLCDDPRVVAVGESGLDYYWDRSFDERQQFFFRKHIRLAIEKDLPLILHNREASEDLVRILREERAASAHPERLRGIFHCFTGPAWVAEAAAELGFLLGIGGILTFKKSGLAELVRTLPLEQMVLETDAPFLAPVPHRGRRNEPAYVRHVAEKLAEVKGVPLEEVARVTTENARRLFRLPAD; from the coding sequence ATGGTTGCCCTGATCGACACGCACGTTCATCTGTATCTGGAAGCGTTCGACGAAGATCGCGACGAGGTGGTGGCCCGCGCCCGGGAGGCCGGCGTGGTGGCCATGGTCCTGCCGGCCATCGACGTACCGTCGGTGCACCGGGCGCTGGCGCTCTGCGACCGCTATCCGGGCGTGTACGCCATGGCGGCGCTGCACCCTTCGGAAACGCGTACGGCCACCGAAGCCGACTTCGAGGAGATCGTGCGTCTCTGTGACGACCCGCGGGTGGTGGCCGTGGGCGAAAGTGGCCTGGATTATTACTGGGATCGCTCCTTCGATGAGCGACAGCAGTTTTTCTTCCGGAAGCACATCCGCCTGGCCATCGAAAAAGATCTGCCGTTGATTCTGCACAACCGGGAAGCGTCGGAAGATCTGGTGCGCATTCTCAGGGAGGAGCGGGCGGCCAGTGCACATCCGGAGCGGTTGCGCGGCATTTTTCACTGCTTTACCGGACCGGCCTGGGTGGCTGAGGCGGCCGCCGAGCTGGGTTTTCTGCTGGGCATCGGCGGGATTCTGACCTTCAAAAAAAGCGGGCTGGCCGAGCTGGTGCGCACGCTACCGCTGGAGCAGATGGTGCTCGAAACGGATGCCCCGTTTCTGGCGCCGGTGCCGCATCGCGGCAGGCGCAACGAGCCGGCCTATGTGCGCCACGTGGCCGAGAAGCTGGCCGAAGTCAAGGGCGTGCCGCTGGAAGAGGTGGCGCGGGTTACCACGGAAAATGCCCGGCGGCTTTTCCGGCTGCCAGCGGACTGA